In Spiroplasma sp. SV19, one DNA window encodes the following:
- the hpt gene encoding hypoxanthine phosphoribosyltransferase — MQVDKLELYLSEVKIQQAIKTYAEKINTLYAGKKLYCVGLMNGALFFMSDLLKQLTNYIVVDTMSVSSYQKTTSTNNIIIHKDISKDITGQDVLLIEDLIDTGQTLSVVIEKLQAKKPNSLRVVCLADKIDMHPEFKYSYDALFTLPNEFVVGYGFDYDDQYRQLPDVYIFRGE; from the coding sequence GTGCAAGTGGATAAACTAGAATTATATCTTTCGGAAGTTAAAATTCAGCAAGCAATTAAAACTTATGCTGAAAAAATTAATACCTTATATGCTGGGAAAAAATTATATTGTGTTGGTTTAATGAATGGTGCACTATTTTTTATGAGTGATTTATTAAAACAACTTACCAACTATATTGTTGTTGATACAATGAGTGTTTCAAGTTATCAAAAAACAACTTCTACCAACAATATTATTATTCATAAAGATATTTCAAAAGATATTACAGGCCAAGATGTGTTGCTTATTGAAGACTTAATTGATACTGGTCAAACCTTATCAGTTGTGATTGAAAAACTACAAGCAAAAAAACCAAATAGTTTACGAGTGGTTTGTTTAGCAGATAAAATCGATATGCATCCTGAATTTAAATATTCTTATGATGCCTTATTTACTCTCCCAAATGAATTTGTGGTTGGTTATGGGTTTGACTATGATGATCAATATCGTCAATTACCTGATGTATATATATTTAGA
- a CDS encoding DNA-processing protein DprA: MRRVLLFFALKYDGNWLKIYQALETKEKIAYEDLVDIESKITCQYITIIDQDYPKTLCNIYRPPFVLFYDGDLTIFNNKTHKLAICGTTKPDETELLITKMLTKKIIRRKLTLIVMFEKGINECVIENLGSGNSILIIKKWQDYYYICKKYPHVKFQIAISESYQNNLKKTKYELYRIMSGLMDGVIIVQTTPDDDTHRLVTLANHDGKEVFCFPE; the protein is encoded by the coding sequence ATGCGTCGAGTTTTACTTTTTTTTGCATTAAAATATGATGGGAATTGACTTAAAATTTATCAAGCCTTAGAGACAAAAGAAAAAATTGCTTATGAAGATTTGGTTGATATTGAATCCAAAATCACTTGTCAGTATATCACAATCATTGATCAGGATTATCCAAAAACACTTTGCAATATTTATCGGCCACCTTTTGTGTTATTTTATGATGGTGATTTAACAATATTTAATAATAAGACTCATAAGTTAGCAATTTGTGGAACAACAAAACCAGATGAAACAGAACTGTTAATTACTAAAATGTTAACAAAAAAAATTATTAGACGGAAACTAACTTTAATTGTTATGTTCGAAAAGGGCATTAATGAGTGTGTAATCGAAAATCTTGGTTCGGGGAATAGTATTTTAATAATTAAAAAATGACAAGATTATTATTATATTTGTAAAAAATACCCCCATGTTAAATTTCAAATTGCTATTTCTGAATCATATCAAAATAATTTAAAGAAAACAAAGTATGAACTCTATCGAATTATGTCTGGTTTAATGGATGGTGTTATTATTGTTCAAACAACTCCTGATGATGATACACATCGTCTCGTCACATTGGCAAATCATGATGGTAAAGAAGTCTTTTGTTTTCCTGAATAA
- a CDS encoding ribonuclease HII has translation MNSFEQKILTTYPVTTIMAGTDEAGRGCLAGPLVVSAVILPVDYFNPAIKDSKKLTVKQRTMLATEIMNVAISYTIEIISVTMVETLNPKQASIIGMQNAIDKLTVKPDLILTDAEKLAASYHHQAIIDGDNLSQSIAAASILAKVTRDNLMLEYDQTYPQYDFKNNKGYGTKKHLCALQKYGITVIHRKTYRPVRDLILKNNVNDK, from the coding sequence ATGAATAGTTTTGAACAAAAGATTTTAACAACATATCCAGTTACAACAATAATGGCAGGAACAGATGAAGCTGGTCGGGGCTGTTTAGCAGGACCATTAGTTGTCAGTGCTGTTATTTTACCAGTTGATTATTTTAATCCGGCAATTAAAGATAGTAAAAAGTTAACTGTAAAGCAACGCACAATGTTAGCAACAGAAATTATGAATGTTGCTATTAGTTATACGATTGAAATAATTTCTGTTACAATGGTTGAAACACTTAATCCAAAACAAGCAAGTATTATTGGAATGCAAAACGCAATTGATAAGTTAACAGTTAAGCCAGATTTGATTTTAACTGATGCTGAAAAACTAGCAGCATCTTATCATCATCAAGCAATTATTGATGGTGATAATCTTTCTCAGTCAATTGCGGCAGCTTCAATATTGGCAAAAGTAACTCGGGATAATTTAATGCTAGAATATGATCAGACATATCCACAATATGATTTTAAAAATAATAAAGGTTATGGGACTAAAAAACATTTATGTGCCTTGCAAAAATATGGAATCACAGTTATTCATCGAAAAACTTACCGGCCGGTTCGAGACCTTATTTTAAAAAATAATGTTAATGATAAATAA
- the ylqF gene encoding ribosome biogenesis GTPase YlqF: protein MPTNIHWFPGHMAKAIKQIDEQSKLIDLVIEIVDSRIPFSSANPLIDKLRGLKPKLIILNKQDLADPIIIKAWLNYYDQQQIAVLPLDSKHTKINKIIVEKIYAVLTPKITRDKARGIKTPKLKVLVTGIPNVGKSTFINALVKRNSARVGNKPGVTKGQQWLKLNEQIDLVDTPGILWPKIEQPQVALNLAFTRAIKEDILPKEEICLAAIKWMYQHYFSLLAKQYHLLPTDQFDVTNEVELFHLLLKMQQHRFHKVDEDNVTNIVTDFLNKLWNNEFGLVSFEFPPQKEA, encoded by the coding sequence ATGCCAACAAATATTCATTGGTTTCCTGGCCATATGGCAAAGGCAATTAAACAAATTGACGAACAAAGCAAATTAATTGACTTGGTTATTGAAATTGTGGATAGTCGGATTCCTTTTTCTTCTGCTAATCCTTTAATTGATAAATTACGAGGTTTAAAACCAAAACTAATTATTTTAAATAAACAAGATTTAGCTGATCCAATCATAATCAAAGCATGGCTTAATTATTATGATCAACAACAAATTGCTGTTTTACCATTAGATAGTAAACATACTAAAATTAATAAAATCATTGTTGAAAAGATCTATGCTGTTTTAACTCCTAAAATTACACGTGATAAAGCACGCGGAATTAAAACACCAAAGTTAAAAGTATTAGTAACAGGAATTCCTAACGTCGGAAAATCAACTTTTATTAATGCCTTGGTAAAACGTAATTCGGCCCGAGTTGGAAATAAACCGGGGGTAACAAAAGGCCAACAATGACTAAAATTAAATGAACAAATTGATTTAGTTGATACACCCGGGATTTTATGACCAAAAATTGAGCAACCCCAGGTTGCTCTTAATTTAGCATTTACGCGTGCAATTAAGGAAGACATTTTACCAAAAGAGGAAATTTGTTTAGCAGCAATTAAATGGATGTATCAACATTACTTTTCATTATTAGCAAAACAATATCACTTATTACCGACTGACCAGTTTGATGTGACTAACGAAGTTGAATTGTTTCATTTATTGTTAAAAATGCAACAACATCGTTTTCATAAAGTTGATGAAGATAATGTGACAAACATTGTAACTGATTTTTTAAATAAATTATGAAATAATGAATTTGGATTAGTTTCATTTGAATTTCCTCCGCAAAAGGAGGCATAA
- a CDS encoding ribosome biogenesis GTPase RsgA: protein MCDNTFVIPSEFIKNNKRVYKLAETAEVIIEVVDARIAYSGANLLNYAKLKQAKRIILFSNTQKADVEQTKKWLQYYHEQGIYCQMLLSPDQQSEEEYQQCLKGFNAFLKDYVDKKILIISLPHSNKEILLEKLFNNSETFEKARLALFGREKVHRYNNVEFIDTAPITGVNFNTPSVYWNTQILGFFNIEDNTEVVAIKAFKLLLTKYQEKLETAYSVHVQLKSSVDELVKEFIKLKSANVSLPEGETTDNLLLCADFLTDLQNGKKIPGISLEWVEDYFK, encoded by the coding sequence ATGTGTGATAATACATTTGTAATTCCAAGTGAATTTATTAAAAATAATAAAAGAGTTTATAAACTAGCAGAAACAGCAGAAGTTATTATTGAAGTTGTTGATGCAAGAATTGCGTACTCTGGTGCTAATCTTTTAAATTATGCGAAATTAAAACAGGCAAAAAGAATTATTCTTTTTTCAAATACGCAGAAAGCTGATGTGGAACAAACAAAAAAATGATTGCAATATTATCATGAGCAAGGAATTTATTGTCAAATGCTATTAAGTCCTGATCAACAAAGTGAAGAAGAATATCAACAGTGCTTAAAAGGGTTTAATGCTTTTTTAAAAGATTATGTTGATAAAAAAATATTAATCATTAGTTTACCACATAGTAATAAAGAAATTTTATTGGAAAAACTATTTAATAATAGTGAAACCTTTGAAAAAGCAAGACTAGCATTATTTGGTCGTGAAAAAGTTCATCGTTATAATAATGTTGAATTTATTGACACAGCGCCAATTACTGGTGTTAATTTTAATACACCAAGTGTTTATTGGAATACCCAAATTTTAGGATTTTTTAATATCGAGGATAACACAGAAGTTGTGGCCATTAAAGCCTTTAAATTATTGTTAACAAAATATCAAGAAAAATTAGAAACAGCATATAGTGTGCATGTTCAATTAAAATCATCAGTTGATGAGCTTGTAAAAGAATTTATTAAATTAAAGTCAGCTAATGTATCATTACCAGAAGGTGAAACAACTGATAATTTATTACTTTGTGCTGATTTTTTGACAGATCTTCAAAACGGAAAAAAAATTCCAGGGATTTCATTAGAATGAGTTGAGGATTATTTTAAATAA
- the rplS gene encoding 50S ribosomal protein L19, which produces MNMRLTTEVTKDQLRTDLPEFSSGDTIKVHYKIQEGNKFRIQVFEGVVIKLQGSAIAKSVTIRKISNGAGVERNFPLHSPLIDKIEVVKYGRVRRARIYYMRNRVGKAARIKEIIKTK; this is translated from the coding sequence ATGAATATGCGTTTAACAACAGAAGTTACAAAAGATCAACTTCGTACTGACTTACCTGAGTTTTCTTCAGGAGATACTATCAAGGTTCACTATAAAATTCAGGAAGGAAATAAATTTAGAATCCAAGTTTTTGAAGGAGTAGTAATTAAATTACAAGGTAGTGCTATTGCCAAATCAGTAACCATTCGTAAGATTAGTAATGGTGCAGGAGTTGAAAGAAATTTCCCGCTACATTCACCTTTAATTGATAAAATTGAAGTTGTAAAATATGGACGTGTTCGTCGTGCTCGTATTTACTATATGCGCAATCGTGTTGGTAAAGCGGCACGGATTAAGGAAATTATTAAAACTAAATAA
- the trmD gene encoding tRNA (guanosine(37)-N1)-methyltransferase TrmD has protein sequence MKQFTVLTLFPEMFNDFLTTSIIKKALAKKLITINIVNLRDYSIGKHQQVDDYQYGGGEGMVLMIEPLVKAIKAHQTKNSITILLSPQGKQYNQQQAQQLAKQEQDLILICGHYEGFDERILYYVDYELSIGDYVLTGGELASMIVIDSVARLCNDVINVQSHLNDSFTNNLLDYPVYTKPVAYDGHLVPEVLLSGHHQNIAQWREYEALKKTWLKRPDLLSKITLTPQQKVLLTKIKNKK, from the coding sequence ATGAAACAGTTTACAGTATTGACTTTATTTCCAGAAATGTTTAATGATTTTTTAACAACATCAATTATTAAAAAAGCTTTAGCAAAAAAATTAATTACAATTAATATTGTTAATCTTCGGGACTATAGTATTGGTAAACATCAACAAGTGGATGATTACCAATATGGTGGTGGTGAAGGCATGGTCTTAATGATTGAGCCATTAGTGAAGGCAATTAAAGCCCACCAAACCAAAAATAGTATTACTATTTTATTATCACCCCAGGGAAAACAATATAATCAGCAACAAGCTCAACAATTAGCAAAACAAGAGCAGGATTTAATTTTAATTTGTGGTCATTATGAAGGTTTTGACGAAAGAATTTTATATTATGTTGATTATGAATTATCAATTGGTGATTATGTTTTAACAGGTGGAGAATTAGCGAGTATGATTGTGATTGATAGTGTGGCAAGATTATGCAATGATGTTATTAATGTACAGTCACATCTTAATGATTCTTTTACAAATAATCTTTTAGATTATCCTGTTTATACAAAACCAGTTGCATACGATGGTCATCTTGTTCCTGAGGTTTTGTTAAGTGGCCATCATCAAAATATTGCCCAATGACGAGAATATGAGGCGTTAAAAAAAACTTGATTAAAACGACCAGATTTATTATCAAAAATAACTTTAACACCACAACAAAAAGTCTTATTAACAAAAATTAAAAACAAAAAATAA
- the rimM gene encoding ribosome maturation factor RimM (Essential for efficient processing of 16S rRNA): MEDLLKIFRINKPHGIKGEVKATLLINIKDVKQLVNKLMFLKLPLLYQPVTLIKITLANQSYILKFKEFNNINEVLGFKECYLLCQKADLELATIISQEDLTNFKVFYQNVVIGTLLHQFETKAHVVFEIKKTDETKMMIPYVDEYIEQIDLSQQKIILKKVI; this comes from the coding sequence ATGGAAGATTTATTAAAAATTTTTAGAATTAATAAACCGCATGGAATTAAAGGGGAAGTTAAGGCAACCTTATTAATTAACATCAAGGATGTAAAACAGTTAGTTAATAAGTTAATGTTTTTAAAGTTGCCATTGCTTTATCAACCAGTAACATTAATTAAAATTACACTTGCTAATCAAAGTTATATTCTTAAATTTAAAGAATTTAATAATATTAATGAAGTGCTAGGTTTTAAAGAATGTTATTTGTTATGCCAAAAGGCGGATTTGGAATTAGCAACAATTATTAGTCAAGAAGATTTAACTAATTTTAAAGTTTTTTATCAAAATGTTGTAATTGGAACATTATTGCATCAATTTGAAACAAAAGCACATGTTGTTTTTGAAATTAAAAAAACTGATGAAACAAAAATGATGATTCCATATGTTGATGAATACATTGAACAAATTGATTTGTCTCAACAAAAAATAATTTTAAAAAAGGTGATTTAA
- the rpsP gene encoding 30S ribosomal protein S16, whose amino-acid sequence MVKLRLKRTGKKKAAFYRIVATDARVKRDGEYIELIGTYNPLNGDVKIDQDIAYKWLSTGAQPTDTVRNLLSKEGLMTKLHNERQASKPRKSTKK is encoded by the coding sequence ATGGTAAAATTACGTTTAAAAAGAACAGGTAAAAAGAAGGCAGCATTTTATCGAATTGTTGCAACAGATGCTCGTGTCAAACGTGATGGGGAATATATTGAATTAATTGGAACATATAATCCTCTTAATGGGGATGTGAAAATTGATCAAGATATTGCTTACAAGTGATTATCAACAGGAGCACAGCCAACTGATACAGTCCGTAATTTATTAAGTAAAGAAGGTTTAATGACTAAATTACATAATGAACGACAAGCTTCAAAACCCAGAAAAAGCACAAAAAAATAG
- a CDS encoding DNA cytosine methyltransferase encodes MNLVKSNKRIKVLEIFGGIESPRKALEHLGYDIKSTDYIEVLDYATIAYNRLFKNKYSPQDVWKWTTQIDLLVHGSPCQDWSNAGKKNIESTRNLLFLETIRIIEKNECINLNILFEKTLKAYYKNVSINMVTVLLVMILKVSY; translated from the coding sequence ATGAATCTAGTCAAAAGTAACAAACGAATAAAGGTATTAGAAATTTTTGGTGGAATTGAATCCCCAAGAAAAGCTTTAGAACATTTAGGTTATGATATTAAGTCAACTGATTATATTGAAGTTTTAGACTATGCAACAATTGCATATAATCGTTTGTTTAAAAATAAATATTCACCACAAGATGTTTGGAAATGAACTACTCAAATTGATTTATTGGTTCATGGTTCACCTTGCCAAGATTGAAGCAACGCTGGGAAAAAGAACATTGAATCAACTAGGAATTTATTATTTTTAGAAACAATTAGGATAATTGAAAAAAATGAGTGCATAAACTTAAATATATTGTTTGAGAAAACGTTAAAGGCTTATTACAAAAATGTAAGCATAAATATGGTTACTGTCTTGCTTGTGATGATTTTAAAGGTATCCTACTAG